In Embleya scabrispora, the DNA window ACGCTGCTCCAACCCTTCACGGGCAACGACAGGTTCACCGTGCTGCGCGGCACCACCACCGACAAGTACACGCTGGCGATCAACAACGCCAAGGCACCGTTGAACAACCCGGCCGTGCGGCACGCCATCCGGCGCGCGATCGACAAGGACGCGCTGATCAAGTCCCTCGGTGGAGCGGGAGTTCGGCTCGGCGGCCCGATACCCACCTCCGACCCCGGCTACCAGGACCTGACCACCATCGACCCGCACGACGCGGCGGCGGCGAAGAAGGCGCTCGCCGACGCCGGGGTCACCGATCTCAAGCTCACCCTGAAGATCCCCAACATCTACCCGGCCGCGATCGGCGACGTCCTGGTCTCCAACCTCAAGGACGCCGGTATCGAACTCACGGTCAAGCAGCAGGAGTTCACCGCCTGGCTGAGCGAGGTCTACACCGCGAGGGACTACGACCTGAGCCTGGTGAACCACGCCGAGCCGCACGACGTCGGCAACTTCGCCACCCCCGGCTACTACTTCGGCTACGACAACGCGCAGGTGCGCGAGTGGTACGCGCAGGCCGTGGCCGCGCCCGACGAGCGCACCCGCACCGATCTGCTCGCCAAGGTCGGCCGCCAGGTCGCCGAGGACGCCGGCGCCGACTGGCTGTACCAGGCCCAGACACTGACCGTGGTGCGCAAGGGCGTCAGCGGCGCACCCCAGCACCACACCAGCAGCCGACTCGACCTCGCCCGCATCGGGATCACCAAGTGATCTCGCACCGCCGGCCGCCGCGCGCCCGGCCGTCGCGACCCGGCCCGGATCGGGGTCCGGCATGACCGTGTTCGTCGTGCGCCGGCTCGGACTGCTCGCACTGTCCCTGCTCGGCGCGAGCATCCTGACCTTCGCCCTGCTGCGACTGCTCCCCGGCGACGCCGCCGCCTCGGTCGGCGGCATCACCGCCGACAAGGCGCAACTGCGTTCCATTCGGCACGACTTGGGCCTCGATCGGCCGCTGATCGTGCAGTACTGGACCTGGCTGACCGAGGTACCCACCGGCGACCTCGGCCACTCGCAGCTCAACGGCTCCTCGGTCACCGGCGAACTCGGCGAGAAACTACGGGTCACCGGCCCGCTCGTGCTCGGCGCGCTGGCCCTGGCGCTGGCCTTCGCGGTACCGCTGGGAATGCTCGCGGCGGTGCGCCGAGAGCGGCGCGACGGTACCGCGATCAGCGTGGCGAGCCAGCTCGGGATTGCCCTGCCCACGCTGTGGGTGGGCCTGTTGCTGATCCTGCTGTTCGCCGTGCAGACCCCGCTGCTGCCCGCCCAGGGCTTCCCCGTGGACGGCTGGGCCGACCCCGGCGAGGCGAGCCGCAGTCTGGTGTTGCCGACGCTGACCCTCGCCCTGTCCGAGGGCGCGGTGCTGCTGCGCTTCGTGCGCTCGGCCACGCTCGACGTCCTGCACCGCGACTACCTGCGAACCGCACGCGCCGCCGGGCGCACCCGCACCGGCGCGCTGCTTCGGCACGGGCTGCGCAACGCGGCCGGGCCGGTGTTGTCCATGCTCGGTGTGCAGGTCGCCGCCCTCCTGGTCGGAGCGATCGTGGTGGAGAAGGTGTTCACCCTCCCCGGCGTCGGCTCGATGCTGGTCGCCGACGTGGGCAACCGGGACCTGGTCAAGGTGCAGGGCGAGGTGATGCTCCTGGTGGCGATCGTGCTGTTCGTCGGGTTCCTGGTGGACATCGCCCAACGGCTGATCGACCCGCGCCTGGCGGACGTTCGGGTCCGGGAGGTGTCCGGATGAGGGCGCGAGACGCCGGCGGCCCGGTGGTGCGCGCGCTGCTGCGCGACCGCAACGGCCTGATCGGCGGCACGCTGGTCGCGATCCTGGTCGGCGCGGTGCTGCTGTCGCTCGTGTGGACTCCGTACGACCCGACCGCCGTCGACCCGAACTCGCCCTGGCTGCTCCCGTTTTCGGACGGACACGTGCTCGGGACCGACATGCTCGGACGGGACCAGTTCAGCCTGATCCTGGCCGGCTCCCGGGAGACCCTGGCAATCGCGCTCGGCTCGGCCGGGATCGCCGCCGCGCTCGGCGTGCCACTGGCGCTGGCGGCCGCGCTCGGGCCGCGCCGGGTCGCGGCCGGAGTGGTGCAACTGGTCGACGTGGCCATCGCGTTCCCGGCGCTGCTCACCGCGATGATCCTGGCCGCCGTGTTCGGCGGGTCGGTGTGGACCGCCGCGAGCGCGATCGGCGTGGCGTTCGGAGTACACCTGGCCCGGATCGCCCGGGCCGAGATCGAGCGGGTGGCCGGTACCGACTACGTCCTGGCCGCCGCCGCGAGCGGATCGAGCACGTGGCGCACCGTTCGGCGACACATCCTGCCGAACATCGCGCCGACCCTGCTGGTCCAGCTCTCGCTGGTGATGGCGGTGGCCTCGCTGACCGAGGCCGCGCTGTCCTACCTCGGGTACGGCAGCCCCGCGCCGGCCGTGTCCTGGGGCCGGATCCTGCACGACCAACAGCCCTACATCTCGGCCCGGCCGCTGCTCGTGGTCTGGCCCGGACTCGCCGTCGCGCTCACCGTTTTGGGCTTCAACCTGCTCGGCGACGCGCTGCGCGACGCCACCGATCCGCGCCTGCGGCACGGGGGATCGGGGCCGGTCGCCAAGGCCGACGTCGAGCGCGCGGTGCGGGCGACCCGCCCGCCCGCCGCGGTCGACGGCGCGCTCCTGGAGATCACCGACCTCACCATCCGGATCGCCGGCCGCACCGTGGTGGACGGCGTCGACCTGACCCTCGCGCCCGGCGAACGGCTCGGCCTGATCGGCGAGTCCGGCTCCGGCAAGTCGCTCACCGCGCTGGCCGTGCTGGGCCTGCTGCCCGAGGGCGCCGAGGTCACCGGCAGCATCCGGCTCGACGGCGCCGAACTGCTCGGCCGCTCCGAGCGCGAACTCGCCCGCATTCGCGGCGATCGGGTCGCCATGGTCTTCCAGGAACCGCTCACCGCGCTCGACCCGACCATGCGCGTCGGCCGGCAGATCGCCGAACCGCTGCGCCTGCACCGGGGCCTGACCCGCCGTCGGGCCGACGAGGCGGCGATCGAGCTGGCCGCGCGGGTGGGCCTGCCGGATCCGGCCGACCTGGTCCGGGCCCGGCCGCACCAGCTCTCCGGCGGGCAGCGCCAGCGGGTGGGCATCGCGATCGCCCTGGCCTGCCGACCGGCGCTGTTGATCGCGGACGAGCCGACCACCGCGCTGGACGTGACCGTACAGCGGGACATCCTCGCGCTGCTCGACGAGCAGGCCCGGGAGCAGGGCACCGCGCTGCTGTTCATCACGCACGACCTCGCGGTGGTGTCGTCGGTGAGCGATCGCATCGCGGTGCTGCGCGGCGGGCGTACGGTCGAACAGGGGCCGCTGCGGACGATCCTGCACGACCCGCGCGCGCCCTACACGCGCGCGCTCCTCGCCGCCGCGCGGGCGACGGCGTTCACCCCGATCGAGGCGCCGACCGAGATTCCCACCGACTCCGTGGAGGCCGCGTCGTGACCGCGCCCGCCGTACTGCTGCGCGCCGAGGGCCTGACCCGGACGTATCGGCTGCCGCGTCGTTCGTTGTGGGCCCCACCGGGGCGGCGGTACGCGCTGCGCGGGGTGGATCTGGCGCTGGCCGAGGGCGGCGCGCTCGGCGTGGTCGGCGAGTCCGGCGCGGGCAAATCCACCCTGATCCGGCTGCTGCTCGGCCTGGACCGGGCCGACGGCGGCACGGTCCGCTACCGCGACCGCGAGGTCCGACCCGGGCCGGCCCGCGGCCTGACCTGGTTCCGGCGCGAGGTGCAGATCGTGCTCCAGGACCCGATGAGCTCGCTCGACCCCCGCGCGCGGGTGCGCGACATCGTGGCCGAACCGCTCGAATGCCTGGGCGTCGCCGGCGACCACGACGCGCGGGTGGACGAGGTGCTGGCCGCCGTCGGCCTGGACCCCGACACGCGCGACCGGTACCCGCACGAGTTCTCCGGCGGCCAACGGCAGCGTGTCGCCATCGCCCGAGCCCTCGCCCCCGCCCCGCGCGTGCTGGTCGCCGACGAGCCGGTCAGCGCGCTCGACGTGTCCGTCCGGGCGCAGATCCTCGATCTGCTCGGCGACCTCAAAACCCGACTCGGCCTGTCCCTCGTGCTGGTCTCGCACGACCTCGGCGTGGTGCAACACCTGTGCGACGAGGTCTTGGTCCTGAAGGCGGGCGAGGCCGTGGAGTCCGGCCCGACGGCGCGGGTCCTGGGCGACCCCGGCCACGCGTACACCCGGGCCCTGCTCGCGGCGGTCCCCACGCTGCCCGCGCCGAGGGGGTCGGTCGTGTAGCGCGCGTGGAGGGCGGGTAGCAGCGCTGATCCCGGGTCGGCACGGCTCGGGTGCGCCCACCCCGGAGGGACCATGTCGATCGAGGCCGCCGCCGACGAAGTGGAACTGCGGGTCAACGGGGACCCGCGCCGGATCCGCGTCGACCCGCGCGTCACCCTGTTGGACGCGCTGCGCGACGAGTTCGGGCTGACCGGCCCGAAGAAGGGCTGCGACCTGGGCCAGTGCGGCAGTTGTACCGTGCTGCTCGACGGTCGCCGGATCACCTCGTGCCTGACCTTCGCGGTGATGCACGACGGGTGCGAGGTGACCACCATCGAGGGCCTGGGCGGGGATCCCGAGGGGGAGTTGCACCCCGTACAGCGGGCGTTCGTCGACCACGACGCGTTCCAGTGCGGTTTTTGCACGCCCGGGCAGATCATGGCCGCGGTCGCGCTGCTGGACGAGGGCCACGCGGGGGACGACGACGAGATCCGCGAATGGATGAGCGGCAACCTGTGCCGGTGTGCCGCGTATCCGAACATCGTCACGGCGATCGCCGCCGCGGCCGGGCGGTAGCCGCGATGCGTCCCTTCACCTACACCCGTCCGGACGAACCCGCGCATGCCTGGGCCGAGCTGGGCCCGGACGCGATGTACATCGCCGGCGGCACCAACCTCGTCGACCTGATGAAGTGCGGTGTGGCGGACCCGGCCCGGCTGGTCGACATCGGCGGGCTGCCGCTGGGCGGGATCGGGCCCGACGGCGACACGCTCCGGATCGGCGCCCTCGTCCGCAACAGCGACCTGGCCGCGCACCCCGTGGTGGCCGAGCGCCTGCCGGTGCTCGCGCAGGCCCTGCTCGCCGGCGCCTCGCCCCAACTGCGCAACCTCGCCACGCTCGGCGGCAACCTGATGCAGCGCACCCGGTGCGGCTACTTCCGCGACCCGTCGATGCCGTGCAACAAGCGGCTGCCGGAGAGCGGCTGCGCGGCGCTGGACGGCGACCACCGGGGGCACGCGGTGCTCGGGACCAGCGAGCGGTGCATCGCCACCCACCCGTCCGACCTCGCGGTCGCGCTGCTCGCGCTGGGCGCCCGGGTGCGGATCGACGGGCCCGGCGGCCCGCGCGAGGAGCCGATCGACGCCTTCCATCTGCCGCCGGGGGACACCCCCGAGCGGGAGACCACGCTCGTGCACGGCGAGTTGATCACCGGGGTCGAGGTGCCGCTGACGGCACTGGGTGCCCATTCGTACTACCTCAAGGTGCGCGAGCGGGCCTCGTTCGCGTTCGCGATGTGCTCGGTGGCGGTCGCCCTGGACGTCCGTGAGGGCACCGTTCACGACGCCCGGATCGTGCTCGGCGGTGTGGCGACCACGCCGTGGCGGGCGGTCGCGGCCGAGACCGCGCTGATCGGCGCGCCGCCGAGCACCGCCGCGTTCGCCCGGGCGGGGGAGGCGGCCACCGAGGGCGCCCGGCCGCTGCGGGACAACGGGTACAAGGTCGAATTGATCCGTCGCGTCGTCGCCCGGGCGCTGACCACGCTGACCGCCGGGGAAGGGGAACGCGGATGAGCCCGGAACAGGCGTGGATCGGCCGACCCCTGACGCGGGTGGACGGCCCGGTCAAGGTCACCGGTACCGCGATGTACACCGGCGACACGGTCCTGCCCGATCTCGCCCACGCCGTGCTGGTGCAGAGCACCGTCGCCAAGGGCCGGATCCTCGAGACGGACGTCGCCGCCGCCGAGCGCGCGCCCGGTGTGCTGGCGGTGTGCGCCTCCGACGGCTCGTTGGGCATCGGCCCGGTGGCGTCCTTCTACTCGGCGGACGGCGGGCCGATGGGCGACGGCCGGACACCGCTGTCCGACGCGGTGATCCACCACCACGGGCAACATGTCGCGATGGTGGTCGCGGAGTCCCGGGAGCAGGCGGTTGCCGGCGCCGAGTCGATCCGGATGCGCTATCGGGAAGAGGCACCGCTGACGCGGATCGAGGACGCGATTGCGCAGACTCCGCCGGGTCGCGAGGACGTGGTCCGGGGCGACCTGGCCACGGGTCTGGCGGTGGCCGACGCGACGGTCGAGGCGTACTACGAGACCCCGCCGCAGCACATGAACGCGATGGAGCCGTGCACCACCACCGCGCGCTGGACGGGCAATCGGCTCACCGTCTACGACTCGACGCAGTACGTCTTCGGGGTGCGCGCGGCGCTGGCCGAGGCATTCGGGCTGCGGCCCGAGGACGTTCGGGTGTTGTCCGGGTTCGTCGGCGGCGGCTTCGGCAGCAAGGGCACGGTGTGGCCGCACGTGTTGTTGGCCGCGGCGGCGGCGCGGCTGGTCGGCCGACCGGTGCGCCTCGCGCTCACCCGGCCGCAGATGTTCACCTCGTGCGGCGTGCGCCCGCCCACCCGGCAGCGGGTGGTGCTCGGCGCGCGGCGGGACGGCCGGTTGACCGCGATCGCCCACGACGGCACCACGGCGACGTCCTTCGGGGAGAACGTGGTGGAGAACACCGGCGGGCCGACCGCGATGTTGTACGCCTGCCCGAACGTGACGATCCGGCAGCGCATCGTGCGGCTCGACATGCAGCCGCCGACCTTCCAGCGTGCGCCCGGCCGCGCCCCGGGATCGTTCGCGCTGGAGTCGGCCCTGGACGAGTTGGCGCACGAACTGAGACTCGACCCGGTGGAGTTGCGGCTGCGCAATCACGCCGACACCGATCCCTCGTCGGGTCGACCGTGGTCGGGTAAACACCTGCGCGAGTGTTACCGCCTGGGCGCCGAGCGGTTCGGCTGGGACCCCACCGACCGCACGCCGGGCACCCGTCGCGACGGCGATGTGCTGATCGGCAGCGGGATGGCGAGCGCCACGCACGAGATGGACCCGGGGCCGGCCGCGGCCTATGCCGAACTGCGCGTCGACGGCACCGCCGTGGTGGGCGTCGCCTCGCACGAGATCGGCACCGGGACGTACACCGTGTTCGCGCAGATCGCCGCCGACGTGCTGGGCATCGGGCCGGATCGCATCTTCGTCAGGCTCGGCGACAGCGAACTGCCCGAGGCGCCACCCTCGATCGGCTCCCAGACCGTGGCCTACGTCGGCCCGGCGATCCGGCGGGCCTGCGAATCGGTACGGGACGACCTGCTGGCCGGCGCCCTGGCCGACCCGGAATCGCCGCTGTACGGGCGGGAGATCGCCGGGATCGAGTTCGGCCCCGACACCTTCGTGGGCGAGCTGTCCCGGATCGGCTCGCCGTCGATCTCGGCGATCGGCCACGCCCATCCGGACGCCGGATCGCCCTACGCCGTGCACTCGTTCGGCGCGCAGTTCGCCGAGGTCGCGGTGGACGCGCTGACCGGAGTGGTGCGGGTGCGGCGGATGGTCGGCGCGTTCGACATCGGCCGGGTGATCAATCCGCGCACGGCGCGCAGCCAACTCCTGGGCGGGATGACCTTCGGTCTGGCCCAGGCGTTGATGGAGGCGACCACGATCGACCCGCGCCGGGGGCACGTGGTCGAACCGCACCTGGCGGGCTATCACCTGCCGGTGAACGCCGATGTCGGCGCGCTCGACGTGCTGTTCGTGGACGTCCCCGACCCGCATATCGGCGACGTCGGCGCGCGGGGCGCGGGCGAGATCGGCGTGGTCGGCGCGGCGGCGGCGGTCGCCAACGCGGTCTTCCACGCGACGGGGGTACGGGTGCGAACGTTGCCGATCGCGCCGGACCGGGTGGTGGCGGCCGGGTCAGGGCTGGGGTGGGGGGACTTCGGCGAGTGACCGGGGTTTCCCGCCACGGTGGGCCGTGCGGCGCTCGGACGCGGTCTCGGGGCCGGGGCGTTCGGCGTCGGGTCCGTCGGCCGACGGGAGGGTGAACACGATGCGGGTACCGGTCGTGTACTCGGGGTCCAACCCGATCGTGCCGCCGTGGAATTCGACGATCTTCTTGCACATCGCCAGGCCCATGCCGTTGCCCGAATAGGCCTCGCGGGTGTGCAGGCGCTGGAATATCACGAAGATCCGGTCGGCCTGGGACGGATCGATGCCGATGCCGTCGTCGGATACGGAGATCCGCCACATGCCGTCCATCGCCTCGGCTTCGACCGAGACCCGGACCGGCCGGTCCGGCTTGCGGAACTTCACCGCGTTGGCGATCAGGTTCTGCATGACCAGGGAGAGCTGGGTGCGGTCGCCGCGCACGGTGGGCAGCGGATCGTGCCGGACCTCGGCGTGGGCGTCCCGGATGGCCAGATCCAGATCACCGATCACCGTCTCGTACACGGCGTTCAGGTCCACCGACGTCTCCGTCGCCGGACTGCGGCCCACCCGGGAGAAGGCGAGCAGGTCGTCGATCAAGGTCTGCATCCGCACCGCGCCGTCCACCGCGAAGTCCAGGTAGCGGTCGGCCCGTTCGTCCAGCTGCCCGTGGTATCGCTTGTCCAGCAGGCGGCAGAAGCTCGCGATCTTGCGCAGCGGCTCCTGGAGATCGTGCGAGGCGACGTAGGCGAACTGCTCCAGGTCGGCGTTGGAGCGGCGCAGTTCGGTGGCCTGCTCGTCCAGGCGGCGCCGGGTGTCGTCGGAGAACGCCAATTCGTCGGCGAGTCGGCGGCGCATCGCCTCCATCGCGTCGGCCAGCGCGCGCAGGTCGGCGGGGCCGGTGGGGGTGATCTCATGCCGGAAGTCGCCCCCGGCCACCGCGTTGGCGTCCGCCACCAGTCGGCTCATCGGCCGGGTCACGCCGTGCCGCAACCCCGCGAACACCATGATCGCGCCGCCCACGACCACCAGCGCGATCCCGCTGAACACCCAGGTGCGCAGATCGCGGACGTCCTGGAGGTCGGCCCTGGCGCTGTCGCGCTGCCGCTGGAGCCGGTGCTGCTGTTCGCGGGCGGCGGTGCGCAGCGCCGGATAGGCGGAGGTGTCGGCGACGGCCGCGCGCACCTCCGCCGGCGGCTCGCTCCCGGGCGGGACGGCGAGCACGGGCCGGACCACCCGGTCCTGCCACGCCCGCGCCCGCTCCTGCACCACCCGCAGCTCGTTGCTCGCGGTCGGGTCGTCGCGAAACAGCTCGCGCAGTACGGCCGCCTGCTCCTGCTCGGTGGCGCGGCCCATCGCGTAGCCGTCCAAAAGCGAGGCGTCGCCGGTCCACACGTAGCCGCGCACCGCGGCGTCCTGGTCGGCGTACGCCGTCTCCAGGCGCACCGCGGCGATCAGCGCCGGCGAACTGTAGTCCACCAGCCGTCCGTTCACCGCGGTGGAGTGCGAGAACACCCACGCGCCGAGCGCCGAGAGCAGGGCCGATACGACCAGCGTCGTGGTGACCCCGACGAGCAGCCAACGTCTGGTGTCCCAGGCGTGCCGCCGCGTTCCGATCCGCGGCGCCCCCGACCCGGCGCCGCCCCCCTCGTGTCGCTCCACCACACCGTCCCCATCGTGCCCATCGCGCCGAGCCCGCCGGCGGCGGACCGGACATCGTGCGAGGACCGATACCTGCCCGAAACGGCGATCTTTGCACCTGCCGGGCGGCGGGGGATCAGGCGCCGGTGGAGGATCCCGGCCGGGCGATCATCAAGACGGTCACGGTGGCCCAGAGGAGG includes these proteins:
- a CDS encoding ABC transporter permease, producing the protein MTVFVVRRLGLLALSLLGASILTFALLRLLPGDAAASVGGITADKAQLRSIRHDLGLDRPLIVQYWTWLTEVPTGDLGHSQLNGSSVTGELGEKLRVTGPLVLGALALALAFAVPLGMLAAVRRERRDGTAISVASQLGIALPTLWVGLLLILLFAVQTPLLPAQGFPVDGWADPGEASRSLVLPTLTLALSEGAVLLRFVRSATLDVLHRDYLRTARAAGRTRTGALLRHGLRNAAGPVLSMLGVQVAALLVGAIVVEKVFTLPGVGSMLVADVGNRDLVKVQGEVMLLVAIVLFVGFLVDIAQRLIDPRLADVRVREVSG
- a CDS encoding dipeptide/oligopeptide/nickel ABC transporter permease/ATP-binding protein, whose protein sequence is MRARDAGGPVVRALLRDRNGLIGGTLVAILVGAVLLSLVWTPYDPTAVDPNSPWLLPFSDGHVLGTDMLGRDQFSLILAGSRETLAIALGSAGIAAALGVPLALAAALGPRRVAAGVVQLVDVAIAFPALLTAMILAAVFGGSVWTAASAIGVAFGVHLARIARAEIERVAGTDYVLAAAASGSSTWRTVRRHILPNIAPTLLVQLSLVMAVASLTEAALSYLGYGSPAPAVSWGRILHDQQPYISARPLLVVWPGLAVALTVLGFNLLGDALRDATDPRLRHGGSGPVAKADVERAVRATRPPAAVDGALLEITDLTIRIAGRTVVDGVDLTLAPGERLGLIGESGSGKSLTALAVLGLLPEGAEVTGSIRLDGAELLGRSERELARIRGDRVAMVFQEPLTALDPTMRVGRQIAEPLRLHRGLTRRRADEAAIELAARVGLPDPADLVRARPHQLSGGQRQRVGIAIALACRPALLIADEPTTALDVTVQRDILALLDEQAREQGTALLFITHDLAVVSSVSDRIAVLRGGRTVEQGPLRTILHDPRAPYTRALLAAARATAFTPIEAPTEIPTDSVEAAS
- a CDS encoding ABC transporter ATP-binding protein, encoding MTAPAVLLRAEGLTRTYRLPRRSLWAPPGRRYALRGVDLALAEGGALGVVGESGAGKSTLIRLLLGLDRADGGTVRYRDREVRPGPARGLTWFRREVQIVLQDPMSSLDPRARVRDIVAEPLECLGVAGDHDARVDEVLAAVGLDPDTRDRYPHEFSGGQRQRVAIARALAPAPRVLVADEPVSALDVSVRAQILDLLGDLKTRLGLSLVLVSHDLGVVQHLCDEVLVLKAGEAVESGPTARVLGDPGHAYTRALLAAVPTLPAPRGSVV
- a CDS encoding (2Fe-2S)-binding protein, whose protein sequence is MSIEAAADEVELRVNGDPRRIRVDPRVTLLDALRDEFGLTGPKKGCDLGQCGSCTVLLDGRRITSCLTFAVMHDGCEVTTIEGLGGDPEGELHPVQRAFVDHDAFQCGFCTPGQIMAAVALLDEGHAGDDDEIREWMSGNLCRCAAYPNIVTAIAAAAGR
- a CDS encoding FAD binding domain-containing protein, giving the protein MRPFTYTRPDEPAHAWAELGPDAMYIAGGTNLVDLMKCGVADPARLVDIGGLPLGGIGPDGDTLRIGALVRNSDLAAHPVVAERLPVLAQALLAGASPQLRNLATLGGNLMQRTRCGYFRDPSMPCNKRLPESGCAALDGDHRGHAVLGTSERCIATHPSDLAVALLALGARVRIDGPGGPREEPIDAFHLPPGDTPERETTLVHGELITGVEVPLTALGAHSYYLKVRERASFAFAMCSVAVALDVREGTVHDARIVLGGVATTPWRAVAAETALIGAPPSTAAFARAGEAATEGARPLRDNGYKVELIRRVVARALTTLTAGEGERG
- a CDS encoding xanthine dehydrogenase family protein molybdopterin-binding subunit, whose protein sequence is MSPEQAWIGRPLTRVDGPVKVTGTAMYTGDTVLPDLAHAVLVQSTVAKGRILETDVAAAERAPGVLAVCASDGSLGIGPVASFYSADGGPMGDGRTPLSDAVIHHHGQHVAMVVAESREQAVAGAESIRMRYREEAPLTRIEDAIAQTPPGREDVVRGDLATGLAVADATVEAYYETPPQHMNAMEPCTTTARWTGNRLTVYDSTQYVFGVRAALAEAFGLRPEDVRVLSGFVGGGFGSKGTVWPHVLLAAAAARLVGRPVRLALTRPQMFTSCGVRPPTRQRVVLGARRDGRLTAIAHDGTTATSFGENVVENTGGPTAMLYACPNVTIRQRIVRLDMQPPTFQRAPGRAPGSFALESALDELAHELRLDPVELRLRNHADTDPSSGRPWSGKHLRECYRLGAERFGWDPTDRTPGTRRDGDVLIGSGMASATHEMDPGPAAAYAELRVDGTAVVGVASHEIGTGTYTVFAQIAADVLGIGPDRIFVRLGDSELPEAPPSIGSQTVAYVGPAIRRACESVRDDLLAGALADPESPLYGREIAGIEFGPDTFVGELSRIGSPSISAIGHAHPDAGSPYAVHSFGAQFAEVAVDALTGVVRVRRMVGAFDIGRVINPRTARSQLLGGMTFGLAQALMEATTIDPRRGHVVEPHLAGYHLPVNADVGALDVLFVDVPDPHIGDVGARGAGEIGVVGAAAAVANAVFHATGVRVRTLPIAPDRVVAAGSGLGWGDFGE
- a CDS encoding sensor histidine kinase, yielding MERHEGGGAGSGAPRIGTRRHAWDTRRWLLVGVTTTLVVSALLSALGAWVFSHSTAVNGRLVDYSSPALIAAVRLETAYADQDAAVRGYVWTGDASLLDGYAMGRATEQEQAAVLRELFRDDPTASNELRVVQERARAWQDRVVRPVLAVPPGSEPPAEVRAAVADTSAYPALRTAAREQQHRLQRQRDSARADLQDVRDLRTWVFSGIALVVVGGAIMVFAGLRHGVTRPMSRLVADANAVAGGDFRHEITPTGPADLRALADAMEAMRRRLADELAFSDDTRRRLDEQATELRRSNADLEQFAYVASHDLQEPLRKIASFCRLLDKRYHGQLDERADRYLDFAVDGAVRMQTLIDDLLAFSRVGRSPATETSVDLNAVYETVIGDLDLAIRDAHAEVRHDPLPTVRGDRTQLSLVMQNLIANAVKFRKPDRPVRVSVEAEAMDGMWRISVSDDGIGIDPSQADRIFVIFQRLHTREAYSGNGMGLAMCKKIVEFHGGTIGLDPEYTTGTRIVFTLPSADGPDAERPGPETASERRTAHRGGKPRSLAEVPPPQP